GTTCTGTAAAGCTGCATCGGTAACATATACTAGCTTTCCAGGTGATGGTGAGAGGGTGACAGCTCGAAAATCTATGATTGTTCTTGGTGATGATCCAAAGCCCTGGCGAAGTAGAAGAGGGAAGACAACAGTGGAAACCACAGATAAGCCCTTCTACGATCACTGTAAGCCGTCTTAGTTTTGCTTTGCTCAAATCCTTCGCCTTGAAATCGTTCCACAATATGCTTCCGTCATAAAACTTTGAACATAAAAAGCTTTGGTATGTTTCAGATGCAAACGGAAGTGGGCAGTGGGATTGCAGCAAGGAAGGAGTGGACAGTGAAGAAGTTGGCTGCAATGATTTCTGGGAAGGAATGGGTTCCACCACGTTGGGAGGTTTGGAATGGCACTGACTCAACTCTAATCTTCATATAGAGACACTAGTACGCTACGCTGGATATGATATCTGTTCGCTTCAGCTCATCTACACCACCTATGCCTTGACGACATTGATCGAGTGTAGCCGCTACTTTATTCGAAAGTGTATCTTTCACAGCATCAACAAACCAGCAGTTGCCCTGTGCTATTTGCATGTTTTCACATAGAGCCAGCCAGTAAGAGCACGAATCTATTATCTCGATACATGTTGCCCAGGCTTGTTGGATTTGTTGTGGTTAAACCTGTTAACCATGTGTTCATTATCTACATTGTATAGCCTGATGTTACATGGGTACCTGCAGCCTGCTTCACCCACGTGATGCGTAGATGGAACCATGGCCCTTTTGACCGGTGGACATGGGGATGGAACACCTTAACGTAAAGCAATATATTTGCGCTCCATGCCCATGATGTGTTATGGTTATCCACACAATCCCGCGCAACCCTCGAGGATCATTAAAGAAAGAGCAACCACGGCAATAAAGAATAGACAGTGGCACGTGTGGCACTGTAATTAGTCGGCATCGTGGTCTATATAGAGAGATCTCGAAGACCTCTGCTTTTTGTGTGAATTAGTGTTgaagagagaaaaaggaaagagtaGCGCCGCAATGGATCGCTCCACTCTCGCCTTTGTTCTCCTCGCCGCCGCCATCTGCGTCCCCGCCAGCTGCCTCACCTCCGCCACCAGCTCCCCTGCCGAGTTCGTGCGCGATTCCTGCAGGGGCACGCGGTACCCCGCCCTGTGCGAGCAGAGCCTGGTGGCCTACGCGCCGGCGGTCCACCGGAGCAAGCGGGAGCTGGCCCGAGCCGCCCTGGCCGTCAGCGCCGACCGGGCCCGGTCCGCCTCCGCCTTCGTGAGCCGGATGTCTTCCGGGGGCCAGAAGAAGGTCCGGTCCCGGGAGGCCGGCGCGGTGCGGGACTGCATCGAGACTATGCACGACAGCGTCGACCAGCTCCGGCAGTCAGTGGAGGAGATGGGCCGGATGGGGCGGGCGCGTAGCCCTCGGTTCGCTTGGCACCTCAGCAACGTCCAGACCTGGGTCAGCGCTGCGCTCACCGACGAGACGACCTGCCTCGACGGCATCTCCCAGTACGCCGGCCCCGCCGTGCGAGCGGCCATCAGGAAGAAGGTGGTCGAGGTGGCTCGGGTCACCAGCAACGCCCTGGCTCTCGTGAATCAACTCGGCCCCAGGAACTGAAGCGGGGTTCGTCTTCTGGTTCGAGGTCCTCCGTCGTCGTCGCCCTTACGTTTTGAACTGTGTTGTGCTGTCCATGGACTCTATGAATGGATGTCTCTTATAAGTACGTATACGAGGAGAAGAGTGTAATGTAAATTAAGCTGTTAAGCGTTCTATGGATGTATAATGCCAGTCGAAGTTTTGATGTGAATGCTGTGAGcaaacatagctactgctctgttCATCAGCGTCCAATTCATATGCTCTTCTTCTCCAAATGAACTGTTCCTCCGACCAAAACAGGAACGAAAGATTAATCTCAAGCCGGACGTCATACCCGACCTAAAAGAAGACGAACCTGCAAAGCAAAGGTTATGGAGTTGGACCATATTACATCATGACAAAGGAGGGCAGCTCGTCAACTTTCTTTGACTACACTTCACGTCTCTGATCTCTTCACGGTCTGATGGCTTCAGTTAGGCATCCACACTGCACAAAGTCTAGTGATGGGTGAGGGATCCACTAGCAGACAGAGACACCGGATATTACGCCACTGGTTGCGATGTTTAAGACTCGCACACACAAATCGAGGCAATTACCTCCAAGCTGGTCATTTCCCACCACCACCTCACTGGCAATTTTTCCCCACTCCATGACCGAGCTCCGTCACCGTTCCCAGTTGCGGTCCTGGAAAGTGTGAAGTCACGTACTATCTTCATGTGCTGATATAAAGAAAGAGCTATGATGGCTGTGATGGGGTTGGGTCGATCCATTTAAGTCGTTTCCTCTCCGATCGATGATAAATTAGGAgagacgaagagagagagagagtgtgtatgTGTGTGAATGGCGATGGGATGTCTTTGGAGTGCGGGAGGAAGAGATGGGCCACAGAGACAGCTGCACGTGGaggtgcagcagcagcagcagcagccaaatGGCCGCGCTGGAGCAAGCTTTAGCAGGCGAAATTACCTTTCCCTTTTACCTTTGATGTCTCTAAGTTTGCAACTTCAAGAAAAAGATGAGATACCATTTAAGGAACCGATCGATACAATAATGTATTTAGAGACAATCCAAACGACTTAACTCCTCCTTTCGATTTATCAAATATTACATGTTCATTAATCAaatgtaattttaatcatgaagcataagtttttatgatttattcgtatctaaaataattatctttttaaaaacataacatataagttaGTTAATAAATATTAGAATATCTTTACGTAATAtactgattcataataaattattaatataatgatatatataatataatgatacatataatttaaaaacataacatataactcATGTGATTTTGGTCACGTACCTTTTAAACCCTTATGATTttgtttatatctaaaataaccctcatattttttaaaacataatatTTAAGTCCCTCATATCAAGTCTGAGTTGATAGATGTTAGAGTTTACTTAGGTAACATatcgattcataataaatcattaatataatgacatatgtaattCAAGAAAGAAGAAGCAACGGACGATAGCAGAAAGACAAAGATAGGAGAGGCCGGAGGTGGAGGTGAGGGAGAGTTGGACCACCACGTCCTAAGCGCGACGGGTGGGGGCGCAAAAGATGACAAAGTGGGAGGTGGTGGGATGAAGGCACCTATGAGGAGGAAGAGTGATCAAGAGACCATTACATGCATAGTATTGGACTGATCGATGCATATCTACCTAAGACAGGACCAAAAGCTCATAAGCTTATCGTAAGCATATGAGAGGTTGCGTGCATACGATGCCCAAATAGACAGCAACAACTTGGTATTGTTGTTGATGGTCATTTCCACGATGATGCCTCATCCCGCTATTGATGgtaatatcaatttttttatttaaattatatgtattattatattgataatttattataagttAGCATGTCACATAAGTAGAGTATAAAgtctattaactcaaacttgataagAGAggcttatatactatattttaaaaaatataagggttattttagacatgaacaaaatcataagggcttaagtgatTATGATTAAAATTACAGGGGTTAAAATGGatctttttttaaacttaaattatacatgttattatattaatagtttattatgaatcaacatgTCACATAAGTAGACTCTAACGTATATTACCCTAGACTTGATGAAAGGGGCCTATATGCTACATTTTAAAACATATATGAATTATTTCAAATATGAGTAAATTATAAGAACTTAAATAATCTATGACCAAAGACTAAAATAGATATTAACTAAATATTAAACTACatgaagaagatataccgaataCCATTTTATATTTTAGTTGTTTTCTTAATAACCGTCATTACACAAAATACATTCGCCAATaacttttgtatttcttttgaagCTCGTAATAGTcaagaaaacaaaataataataatatatatattttttaaaatgtccCCCATCTTGGAGATCGACTCTCTATATAATGGTGCAAAGTTTCTCTACAAAAATTTGAATGTTTGGGTATTTACTATCAATGTACAATAttacaaatcatatatatatatatatatatatatgtatatatatagtaattttcTATCTTGTATGTTGATTATAAGTACCCAAACGTTGGGATTTTTATATCTACAGTTGAGACTTTCCATGTTGATTATATGGAGGGTCTATCTCCAAGATTGACGAGGACCTTTTCCAGAATAAATATATGTTTGTTTTTTCATGGTAACAGAGCATTTCTTCTCCCTTGCAAAGTGATCACATCAAGAgctgtgattttttttcttttattacacAAGTTATATTTTGGAGTATTGATCAAGAAGAGCTCGAGTCAAATCAGGTCTTCATCTCAAGTAAGCGTTGTACCTGTGGGATCAAATCAATCTATCATCTCACAGTGTTGTGTTGTACTTACCTGAGTTTTGTATTTAAAATgttagaacaaaaaaaaaaaaaatctaaagactGAAACTTGGGCTGTGTCTGTCTGCATGTCTTTTGTCTTTTGAAACTTGACGACCATACAAGACATCTTCACGTGGCAGAGATCTTCGCTTGTATCTATCAATCTAAGCTTTTGCTTCTGTTGAAGTTGCACTAAAATCCAAATCCATAGCGTTACTCTTTTGCATTTAGTTCTTTATTTTACGCTGTTATAAGCTGTAATAAGAAAAAACTTTAATGTCTTAATTGAAATAAAATATCagatttcatatatttttgatgtttTAATCAATAAGATACTTCACCACACTGTTAAGGACTAAAAAACTAGACTTGAAGATCTTATCATTGCATAGGCTTACATAAATTAGgataattaggagagttcctttCGTTAATATTATCTCCCAAGATTTTACTTATAATCAATAAGATATTATGGATGTCGTGGATCACTACACTAGGAAACTGGACAGTGAAAAGATATATAAttatcttctctttctttttataGGATCATCATTGTCATCGTCATAGATGAAGTAAAGATTAGTAAGAAAAATGACCCTATTCAATGAACCCCATTTTTGCATCATACTTTTGCTGCAACATTGCTATCTTCAGTTAAATCTAAGGGATTTCTCACTGTAAAGAAACTAAGCAGAATGAGCTGGTAGAACATTCACTCTAATGATGGCTCTGAGGGCTTTTTGTGCTGTTTGATGATGAGAAAGATGGAAGTGGGCAAGCGGCGATCCTCTTAATTACCTCCCAAAGTAGAGGACCACAGTATCACGACTCTTAAACATATGAGGGCAGGATTGCAGTCATCATTAGGCACACACAGAAGAGATGCAGTGGGTGAGCAGAAAGTCCCATCCTCTGTTTCTCTGCTTCGATCGATTCGAGTGGACATCAGCTGCTGCTCACAGAAATATGGTTTCGACAAGCCTTTTGTTCGAATCATCATGGCATAACAGCTGAAAGCAGCAAAGGTCTATTCATTAAACCTGAAGCTGGTGCATGATGGCTGAGCTGCTGTCTGTCTCGATCTCACCTTAAAGCTCTCTGCTGCTAATCCGACAGGATAACAAGTGAGCTCTGAGATGTGATGAACTCATTGCAGGTGGGGATGATTCATCTCTTTTCTCTGCACACTTGAGGTACAGTGAAATCTCTGTTTGAAGCGAATGAGTGGTCGACTGCATCCTCTTCCTTGCAAAGGGATTCTCACGGGTGAGGCTAAGAGGATAAACAGTGATTAGGTCCCTTTGATTAGGTTATCATGGATCAAAAGAACTTGGTTTCCATATTTTAGTACTCAACATAactaaagatcaagtaatatttcatcaaaatctcCACATACATCAACCCAAGCAACAATGATCAAAAGTACTTagtatttgaatgaaaaaaatatttatctcaatcataaataacatcgTAATACAATCAATTTGGGTCATGCGAACATCAATCCAAAATAGATCGGAGAAATATTTTACCTATACCATAGAATATTTTTTCTAATTAAATCTATTATAAAACCCATtataccataataattattatttatttaaaatttttatttttatttcgagGACTAATCAAAATATCAGAGGGATCATCTCGAAAATCCATCCATCCTCGATCTTATGTAGGTTGATTGTCGAACGAGTACTtcagttatttttattttcatcgaAGGATTTTTTACGCATACGAACTCAAACAAAATTGAGTTGatttattctatattttttaaattattttaacattaGAAGGAGGACATTAAACACATTTAATCTCACTCTAGAATCTTTTTTTTACCCTTAGAATTATTTGTTTTGGGCTCCTCTCAGAAGAGTGAAATCTTTAGTGGGCTGATACAGAAGAAAAGTACATGCAAGAGAGAAGATTTGGGTTGGACCCCACAGTCGGAATGTTTAGTGGCATTGAATGCCAAGTGTTCACGCGCGGCCTTCAATAATAAGTGCAtcgccttcctcctcttcttcctattAAACGCCGCTCTGCAACCCCCGGCTCGATCCACCCAACCCCGAAAGAAGTCGCCATGGGAAGCTTCAAGAACGCCGCCATTGCCTTTCTCGCCCCTCTCCCTTCCGTCCTCTTCTACCTCTCCTTCCTCCACCACTACCGCCACCGTTCCTCTCCCTCCCCTCCCCCTTCCGACCACCTCTGGGGCTGGTGCTTCCACCACCCTCTCCTCCTCGCGAACGTCCTCTTTTTCGCCAACGTCGACGTCCTCTTCTGGCTTATCGGCCTCCTCCTCTCCAACCACTGGGTTACGTTCTTCACAATCGCCGTGTTCTTCGGAGGATTCCTCGCTGTTGCGGCTGCTAATGTTTCTTTGTTTGGGCTTGCAGTTGATTGATCTGTATTGGACGGTGATCCCGGTGATGCTGGTCCACTACTTCGCTAGCCACCCGCTGGCGAAAGCGGACACTGCTAGGTCGGCGGTGGTGACCGTGTTGACTTGGGTGTGGAGCGTGAGGCTCACCCACAACTATTTCAGGAGGGAGCGGTGGCAGTGGGGGGCGAGAGAGGATTGGCGGTTCAACGAGATGAGGAAGGAGTACGGCAGACCCTGGTGGTGGATATCCTTCTTTGCCGTCTACCTCTCCCAGCAGGTGAGTCAGAAAGCCCGTTATTCCCTTTTTCTCTTTATCCTCTCAACCTGTTTGAGGAAATGCCAATGTGAATCTTTCTAATATAGTTTGCTTGAACAATCACTTCTTGAAATGGTTTGATTTGAACGCAACCACTTATTTAACTCTTTATCTTTCAAGATAATTTCACAAGTGCTATCGCATGAGTGTTTAGCTTTTGGTGATGAAACCTTCAGTTATACTTGTTAAACAGTATATTGCAAAATGCAATGACAAAATCATCTAGAGGTTTTAGCTATCCTAGAATTTACTTGAAGTGTCCATTAGAGACTGACACTAATCTCCTTCCCTGTtagctatatatatatgtgtgtgtgtgtgtgtgtatgtttatatatgtgtatatgtatgtatatttatgtatatatatgatgtatatgtatgtatatgtatatatatgtatacatatacatatacatatatatgtatttcaATAATGAAAGCATCCTTTAGTATATTATAACTTTACTGATGGTTAGCACCAAAATAGCTAACAGATCTGTGAAAAAATAAGTTAATTGGAGAAACTACATTAACtccagttttcttataataattttaGCTTTGGGTATATCTTGAGATCATGTCCATATTTTTTACATCATCTACTGAATCAACTCATGATCTTCTAATGTTTCTAAATTAGCAAAGTAGtagagatctatgcaatgaggacCAATTGAACTTGGTTCCTCATTTATTGTTAAGTTTCTTTTATGCTAAATGTCACATCAAACACTTAAATACTTCTCTATCAGATGTGATGCAGGTCCTAACAAGTTCTTTATTCACAGGTCTTTTTGATTGGCATATGCCTGCCAATGTATGCTATTCACTCGAGCGATAAACCATGGAATATCTGCGACTCTCTCGCTACAATTGCATGCTTAAGTGGAATAGTCATCGCATACTTTGCAGATACACAACTCTATGAATTTGTGAGCAGAAATGAAACTTTAAGTAAACATGGTGCACCCTTGGTGCCAAATCTTGACACCGGGATCTGGCGCTACTCGCGCCACCCAAACTACTTTGGGGAACAGCTCTGGTGGTGGTCCTTGTTTGTGTATGCTTGGAATGTTGGACAAGGTTGGATGTTCATTGGCCCACTGGTGAATAGCTTGTGCTTGGCATATGTTACAGTGCTGGTAGAGCGGCGGATGCTAAAGAAAGATCATCGGACCGAGGCCTACAGGGAGTACCAGAGGAGAACATCCGTCTGGATTCCTTGGTTCAAGAGAACAAGTGGAGTTCCGAAGGCAAAGAGTAGCTGATATTTAATCTGCAGAGACTTGTTGATGCTATCATTCCTCGAGTCTTTGCCATTCTGGATATGAGTGTTTTCCTTTGTATCTTTTTCATTTGAATCCTGTTTCTCAAGAGACTAGTTGCAGgttttcttttcattcaaataaGTTTGTTGTGGAAACAACTCTTTTACATGTTTATTCAGTATCTTGAAAATGTAAAAACAATTGTGTGCTCATATGTACAAGTTTTCCGAGGCCTGTTTGACGATCTAATTTTTTAGAGATTTTTTAGTGTTGCTTGAATCAAAGTTGTTGAATGTTCCGTAtgtattggttcctctcctttgtTTGTCTCGTAACTTTTACATACTCAGCAGATGAATTTCTAATGTAACCTAGAGTTGATTGCAAGTTTTAGTTAGATGAATATCTAATGCAACCTAGAGCTCATTGCAAGTTTGGTAATTACTTGGGACAGCATATGAACTTGGTATTGAACTCATGATCCAATTCTTTAGATCAAAAGGCACAAACTATTATCTTGAAGTTAATTCATTCTACATGTGTTCAAAGTTAGATTAGTATATCATAGTGTTAGAGGAACTCTCACAATTATTTATTCTAGATCTTTTATTCTCATTTATAAATAAACAAGATCTTATAgggattaaaaatataatatgtggAGACGTGGATACATGATATTATTaagagattataattttttttatctccccTTATTTTTGATCCATCGATCATAATAGTCATAT
The DNA window shown above is from Musa acuminata AAA Group cultivar baxijiao chromosome BXJ2-4, Cavendish_Baxijiao_AAA, whole genome shotgun sequence and carries:
- the LOC135610289 gene encoding pectinesterase inhibitor 9-like, with protein sequence MDRSTLAFVLLAAAICVPASCLTSATSSPAEFVRDSCRGTRYPALCEQSLVAYAPAVHRSKRELARAALAVSADRARSASAFVSRMSSGGQKKVRSREAGAVRDCIETMHDSVDQLRQSVEEMGRMGRARSPRFAWHLSNVQTWVSAALTDETTCLDGISQYAGPAVRAAIRKKVVEVARVTSNALALVNQLGPRN
- the LOC103979388 gene encoding uncharacterized protein C594.04c is translated as MGSFKNAAIAFLAPLPSVLFYLSFLHHYRHRSSPSPPPSDHLWGWCFHHPLLLANVLFFANVDVLFWLIGLLLSNHWLIDLYWTVIPVMLVHYFASHPLAKADTARSAVVTVLTWVWSVRLTHNYFRRERWQWGAREDWRFNEMRKEYGRPWWWISFFAVYLSQQVFLIGICLPMYAIHSSDKPWNICDSLATIACLSGIVIAYFADTQLYEFVSRNETLSKHGAPLVPNLDTGIWRYSRHPNYFGEQLWWWSLFVYAWNVGQGWMFIGPLVNSLCLAYVTVLVERRMLKKDHRTEAYREYQRRTSVWIPWFKRTSGVPKAKSS